From the Sphingobacteriaceae bacterium genome, one window contains:
- the msrB gene encoding peptide-methionine (R)-S-oxide reductase MsrB, which produces MMSMSESRDDRENRKVVLSDEEWRQRLTPQQYQVARCGGTEPAFTGIYWDAKEPGLYRCICCDAPLFSSETKYDSGTGWPSFWQPVDPGAVEYREDRSYGMMRTEVVCARCDAHLGHVFPDGPEPTGLRYCINSASLRLDRGE; this is translated from the coding sequence ATGATGAGCATGTCGGAAAGCCGGGATGACCGGGAAAACCGCAAGGTGGTCCTGAGCGACGAGGAATGGCGGCAGCGTCTCACGCCCCAGCAGTACCAGGTGGCCCGCTGCGGCGGCACCGAGCCCGCCTTCACCGGCATCTACTGGGATGCCAAGGAGCCGGGGCTGTATCGCTGCATCTGCTGCGACGCCCCCTTGTTCTCTTCGGAGACCAAGTACGACTCGGGCACGGGGTGGCCCAGCTTTTGGCAGCCGGTGGATCCCGGGGCCGTGGAATACCGGGAGGACCGCTCCTACGGCATGATGCGCACCGAGGTGGTGTGCGCCCGATGCGACGCCCACCTGGGGCACGTGTTCCCCGACGGGCCCGAGCCCACGGGTCTGAGGTACTGCATCAATTCCGCCAGCCTGCGCCTGGACAGGGGAGAGTAA
- the solA gene encoding N-methyl-L-tryptophan oxidase, whose amino-acid sequence MTNNPAGEAGGVPSGTSSRTYDVIVLGLGAMGSAAAYHLAGRGSRVLGLDGLTPPHDQGSSHGVSRVIRQAYYEDPAYVPLILRAYELWEELEQEYGRQLLFKTGGLMIGPPEGELVRGSTASASHHNLPYELLTAAEVRRRYPVLTPAPGTVALYEAAAGYVLAEETIRAHLAGAQARGAVLQFEEPVRHWEVTGSGTVVVTTPRGVYEAGALVVSAGPWAPQVLGTRLPLQVTRQVLYWLDPQGGAEPFRPEAFPIFAWQFTDNDVFYGFPALEGPQGGVKIAFHTAGEECTPATIRRTVEEDEVDALRDALAGRIPALAEGRLLQTAACMYTNTPDGHFVLAPHPQYPQVILATGFSGHGFKFATVVGEITADLALTGATAHPVALFSPQRFG is encoded by the coding sequence ATGACGAATAACCCGGCAGGGGAGGCGGGAGGGGTGCCCTCGGGCACCTCTTCCCGCACCTATGACGTCATCGTCCTGGGCTTGGGGGCCATGGGCAGCGCCGCCGCCTACCACCTGGCGGGCCGGGGCAGCCGGGTGCTGGGCTTGGACGGCCTGACGCCGCCCCACGACCAGGGCTCCTCCCACGGCGTCTCCCGGGTCATCCGCCAGGCCTACTATGAAGACCCGGCCTACGTGCCCCTCATCCTCCGGGCCTACGAGCTGTGGGAGGAACTGGAGCAGGAATACGGGCGGCAGCTGCTCTTCAAGACGGGCGGCCTAATGATCGGCCCCCCCGAAGGGGAGTTGGTGCGGGGCAGCACCGCCAGCGCCAGCCACCACAATCTGCCCTACGAACTGCTGACGGCCGCCGAAGTGCGCCGTCGCTACCCGGTGCTGACGCCGGCGCCGGGAACGGTGGCCCTGTACGAGGCGGCGGCGGGCTACGTCCTGGCCGAGGAAACCATCCGGGCCCATCTGGCAGGAGCCCAGGCCCGGGGCGCGGTCCTGCAGTTTGAAGAGCCGGTGCGCCATTGGGAAGTGACGGGCAGCGGCACTGTGGTGGTCACCACGCCCCGGGGCGTGTACGAGGCGGGGGCCCTGGTGGTGTCCGCCGGCCCGTGGGCGCCCCAAGTGCTGGGCACCCGGCTGCCCCTGCAGGTGACCCGCCAGGTGCTTTATTGGCTGGATCCCCAGGGGGGCGCGGAGCCCTTCCGGCCCGAGGCCTTTCCCATCTTCGCCTGGCAGTTCACCGACAACGACGTCTTTTACGGCTTTCCCGCCCTGGAAGGCCCCCAAGGCGGCGTGAAGATCGCCTTCCACACCGCGGGGGAGGAGTGCACACCGGCCACCATCCGGCGCACCGTAGAGGAAGATGAAGTGGACGCCCTGCGGGACGCCCTGGCCGGCCGCATTCCGGCCCTGGCGGAGGGCCGCCTGCTGCAGACGGCCGCCTGCATGTACACCAACACCCCCGACGGCCACTTCGTGCTGGCGCCCCATCCCCAGTACCCGCAGGTGATCTTGGCCACGGGCTTTTCCGGCCACGGCTTCAAGTTCGCCACCGTGGTGGGGGAAATCACGGCCGATTTGGCCCTGACGGGCGCCACGGCCCATCCTGTGGCCTTGTTCTCGCCCCAGCGGTTTGGCTAG
- a CDS encoding ABC transporter substrate-binding protein, with translation MSKRRLLGLAALMLVASLVLAACGGGTGGGAGQADDDGPITIGFISHLTGDAAVYGESMRMGTEVAVKEINDAGGINGRPLEVVYEDDKLDANEAVAAARRLIDQQGVPVILGSASSSLSLAIAPIVDEAGVVQISPVSTSPDLAAFDNVFMVMPSDAAQGAAWADLAQRWGVEQAALMYINNDYGIGVKENFKENFLAAGGVIVAEQGFAVGATDVRSELLKVQQSGADVVFLVSHVKEGVLVLTQARELGLEATWVTDVAMQTQEVIDLAGEAAEGLYAIQWGRTDHPAYEAFAEAFTQQHGRDVTIWADFAYDTTRLVAEAIANAGTDPQAIADWLRSADGIEGATGPITMGEDGFRTAPGSYHLYQVRDGQWVIADDE, from the coding sequence GTGAGCAAGAGGCGTTTGCTGGGGCTTGCGGCCCTGATGCTGGTTGCATCCTTGGTGCTGGCCGCCTGCGGCGGCGGCACCGGCGGCGGTGCCGGTCAGGCCGACGATGACGGCCCCATCACCATCGGCTTCATCAGCCACCTGACGGGGGACGCCGCCGTCTACGGCGAGTCCATGCGCATGGGCACCGAGGTAGCCGTGAAGGAGATCAACGATGCCGGCGGCATCAACGGCCGTCCCCTGGAAGTAGTGTATGAAGACGACAAGCTGGACGCCAACGAGGCGGTGGCGGCGGCCCGGCGGCTCATCGACCAGCAGGGCGTGCCCGTCATCCTGGGTTCGGCCTCCAGCTCCTTGTCCCTGGCCATCGCCCCCATCGTAGATGAGGCCGGGGTGGTGCAGATTTCGCCCGTGTCCACCAGCCCCGACCTGGCGGCCTTCGACAACGTGTTCATGGTCATGCCCTCCGACGCCGCCCAAGGCGCCGCCTGGGCCGACCTGGCCCAGCGGTGGGGCGTGGAGCAGGCAGCCCTCATGTACATCAACAATGACTACGGCATCGGCGTAAAGGAGAACTTCAAGGAAAACTTCCTGGCCGCCGGCGGCGTCATCGTGGCAGAACAGGGCTTTGCCGTGGGCGCCACCGATGTGCGCAGCGAACTGCTGAAGGTGCAGCAGTCGGGGGCCGATGTGGTCTTCCTGGTTTCCCATGTGAAGGAAGGCGTCCTGGTCCTGACCCAGGCCCGGGAACTGGGCTTGGAGGCCACCTGGGTGACCGACGTGGCCATGCAGACCCAGGAAGTCATCGACCTGGCCGGTGAGGCCGCCGAAGGCCTGTACGCCATCCAGTGGGGCCGCACCGACCATCCCGCCTATGAGGCCTTCGCTGAAGCCTTCACCCAGCAGCACGGCCGGGACGTCACCATCTGGGCCGACTTCGCCTATGACACCACCCGGCTGGTGGCCGAAGCCATCGCCAACGCCGGCACCGATCCCCAGGCCATCGCCGACTGGCTGCGCTCGGCCGACGGCATTGAAGGGGCCACGGGTCCCATCACCATGGGCGAGGACGGCTTCCGCACCGCCCCGGGCAGCTACCACCTGTACCAGGTGCGGGACGGCCAATGGGTGATCGCCGATGACGAATAA
- a CDS encoding MauE/DoxX family redox-associated membrane protein, translated as MLPAAVAWGMAIIYATSALEKIISPHLRGRFLAAWGEFMPRLPAVLATGAAVIFLFLEAAVLPLMIWAAKAGLALALALTAAVTFYALVQWRRGAHMGECPCGGLWAASGRNLLLRNLVLSALALYAWRWAPAPVPLQALPYTLGGIFVLLFIGGFAEALRVKFRTR; from the coding sequence GTGCTGCCCGCCGCCGTGGCCTGGGGCATGGCAATCATCTACGCCACCTCGGCCTTGGAGAAAATCATCAGCCCCCACCTGCGGGGCCGCTTCCTGGCCGCCTGGGGCGAGTTCATGCCCCGGCTGCCGGCCGTCTTGGCCACCGGGGCGGCGGTGATCTTCCTCTTCCTGGAGGCGGCCGTCCTGCCCTTGATGATCTGGGCCGCCAAGGCGGGCCTCGCCCTGGCCCTGGCCCTGACGGCGGCCGTAACCTTCTACGCCCTGGTCCAGTGGCGGCGGGGCGCCCACATGGGGGAGTGCCCCTGCGGCGGGCTGTGGGCCGCTTCAGGCCGCAACCTGCTGCTGCGCAACCTGGTGCTTTCGGCCCTGGCCCTGTACGCCTGGCGCTGGGCGCCGGCGCCTGTGCCGCTGCAGGCCCTTCCTTATACTCTAGGGGGAATTTTCGTACTGCTGTTCATCGGGGGGTTTGCCGAGGCCTTGCGGGTGAAGTTCCGCACCCGGTAA